The Gossypium hirsutum isolate 1008001.06 chromosome D02, Gossypium_hirsutum_v2.1, whole genome shotgun sequence region ACCCCAAGCCTAATTGcttatgtaagtagagatgaatcTTTCTACCCCAGTCCATATATCTTTGCCAACAGCAATTCTAAATGATGTTGCAGGCATGGAGACTGTGGCAGGAAGGCAAGCCATTGGATTTAATGGACTCTACACTGCGGTCAAGTTGCAATGCGAGTGAGGTGTTGAGGTGCGTGCATGTTGGGCTGTTATGCTTGCAGGAAGATCCCAGCGAACGCCCCACCATGTCCAACGTTGTTGTATTGCTGGGTAGCGAAACTGCGAGCCTTCCTATTCCGAAGCAGCCAGCTTTTGTGACAAGGACAACACTTTCTAGCACTGCTTCTATGTCTAGTAAGGCGGAATCTAAAACTGAAATCACTTCCACTCTTCATGAAGGCCGATGATGGTGAAGGCTATTGTGACATCAAATATTGTTTGTTATTGTTATTCATTTTCAGTATTTCTCATGAATCTTGTTAATCTGGTTTTCTCTCTCCCTTTTTTAACATGTATATTTGTTTGTGGTAAAGGAGGATTCCCATTTAGGAGAAGTACTATTATTATGTATGTTGTTCTTATATTTCATTCAATGTCCAtcatataattttaaaacaatataaaaaaatcaaagctcatatattaatatatacatccacatataattatttataaaaaaattatttaagaaaaatatttagggcttatgtaaaaaaaattctaaaaaaaagaaGTCGAAGTGAGTTCGAAAATATGACTATGCACTAAaagtaattatgtaattttattttttgatcttGATAAAAAGTAATTTCCAACATTTTTATTGCaactacaattttaaaaaaataattttattaaaaaataaaataaaaacctcaAATGTTTTTTATAGGTTAAAGTATATGGGAAGTCCTTGTATTATAGGGACTGggtcaaattagtccctctattgTTAAAcggatcaatttagtccttatactattaaaaagaataaaataagtccaaattgtaatagagttaacatttattgtGAAAAAAAAGTGtcttgatattattatttttcaattgcagtccaattccaaacaaaaaattttatttacagaactataaaaacttcaaaaatattaactctgttaaacactaaatgatatttttaaaataataaatgttaactctattctAATTTAtccttatttaattctttttaatagtacgagaactaaattaatctatttaacagtaaagaaattaatttgattaaatccCTATAATACAAGTACCTTTCAAATATATTTATCGATTTTTATGTCTTGAAGTAAATTAGTGATGGAAAttgataaatcaaattaaaataaagaaatgagaTTGGTTAATgaaaataaaggttaaattatttaattggatataaaaattatttaataatagttaattgaattttaatttaattgatatcgATATTATTATAAGACATAAGTTGGAGCGTATTGAAACACATGCTTCCTTAATTTCTAAGCAGAATTAAAAATGTTTTCACTCACAAACTCATTTTTGTTTTTCAAGTTATCTCAATCAAAATCAATTATTATAGACACTaaattatttaacatatttttggtaaaaaaataattaagagctgattaacccaaattaattaaataattaaaaggaatTTAAGAGAGAaatcagaaatataaaaaaaattcaaacaccgTGATGGGCAAAAATCATATGAGTCGTTtggattaaaatatatattatagagTAATGGGTTGTCTAGCAAGTAGCAAGAGTTTTCCGTATACCATGGGTCCTGAGTTTCGGGATGCCTCAAAAGTACCCCATCTCCATTTTGCTTCAACTTCTATGTACGCAACCAGGATTATTAGCCTTTGTTCTTACATTTCTTTCATCTATATATTATACattttcaactccttctgagGTCATTAAAGGTAGGGCTGTGAATGAATCGAGTTTGAACGAATAAATTTTTGttcatattcatttatttatttttaagtttattcgTGTTCAGTTTGTATTcgttaaaaatttcaaaattttgttcaCGTTCGTTTATTTAAAATTCTGCGTGTTCATGTTCGTTTGTTTAATGTTCATGAATATATTCATTTAACTTAATTGATCATATTCACgaaaaatgttaataaataatgaataaacaaacaaacaataaatacatacacaaatatatactgtttagatataaaatactcaaatataaatattaataattatattattaatgaaaaaaatacagaccaagattattttattaatatatattaatggaaCAATAAACGagttttaagataattttattaatatatactaatggaatttttataagaaaatatcattaataaataaacgaGCTTATAAACAAGCCACCAAACAAACTTTTAAACAAGCTTGTTCGTGAACATAAATGAACCGAACACACCTCTGTTTGTGTTTGTTCGTTTATTAAAcgaatataaaaattttgttcatactcgtttatttagcttaataaacaaatataaacgAACGTTATACGAATGGTTCACGAACAGTTCACCGAACGTTCTGTTCATTTACACCCCCTAATTAAAGGggacttttaatattttataaatattaatttttatttttatacccacatttttaatttgtttactaTAGTTTTTAATAttgctttaaatattttttctggtaacaaaataaaaagaaaaatcaattatGAACTAACAGTAGCAACAGGGTTGGATAACAGAAAACGTCTGTCTAACCATATTTGATTATCAACCAATGAAGGAGCAACATGAAAAATTCGAGCACCAATAGGAAAACCTTTCATCAAGTCAGCCAAAATATCAGAGTTATAATTCAACTCCTTGGTATTTGCTTAATGACTACTCTCCTCTTGCATCTGCACAGTTCTTGGATTCGCATCACCAAATCTCCGTTTGAATGACATCTGATATCACTATGGATACCTTTGATAGCTAGAGCACAATCAGTCTCAACAATAACATTTTCCCAATTAGCTTCCCATGCTAATTGGAGACCCTCACAAATAGCCCAAAGCTCAGCTTGCTATACACTACATCTATCAATGTTTCTTCCATTTCCCCACATCCATCTACCATGCTCATCACGTGCCACTACTGCTGAACAGGCAAGTCCCGAACTCGGATTATGAGCGCCATCTGTATTTAGTTTAAAAGAACCAGTAGGCGATGAAACCTACCTTTGATCCCTAATACGATTTATAGTACTTCTACCTGAATTGACATGCCTCTGCTTAATGGATCTCGCCCAACACCACGAAGAATAGATCACACTGATTATGTTAAAAGGAGCATCTTGGAACATacaaaaattcttttatttccaaatcCTCAAGCAAACAAATAAAGATGGTCAATCCACATCCTGAAAGACTAAATCAAGTTCATTCATAAAATTAGCAGAAAGCCAATCCTCCAATGAATAAGGGAAAATTTGAGATGATAGCCTCGAGGGGATGATCTGCTCCCACGCTTCTTTTGCATTACAATAGTGTTATAACACATGAATACAAGATTCTTCAACGCTTCCACAAAGCTTACACGAAGGGTCCTTTGATAAACCTCTCCTACAACGTTCCGCATTAGTAAAAAGATGACATTTAAATACTAACTAAATGAAATGACGAACATGTTGTGGACCAATCAAAGACCAAACACGCTTCCATTTAACCCCTAGTTGGTTTAGGTTGCTTTCATTAGCATACTATAAGCTACTTTTACAATAAAATTACTTTTAGTGGCCCAATTCAAAATAATAGCATCATGACCCACTAAGGAATTTGGAGTCGGTATGCCCACAATATAAGTAAgaatatcattatttaaaaaacactGTATATAATCCTAATTCTAGTTACCCTCCTAGTCACTACCTCTTGAAGGGTGACAGATTCATCAATAAGAGAATGATCCAGACAATAATTAATAAGAAGACCCACCTCCGTTAACCAACTATCTGTCCAGAATTTGATAAGATTCCCATCACCAATCGACCAAAGAAGACTTTGGCGCAAAAGGGACCAAACCTTAGCAAGCGATCTCCAAACGAAAGAACACTTACTACCTAAAATATCCTCAGGGCGGTCCTCAAAAAGCTTATACTTGGCTCGGAGCACCTTAACCCACAAAGCTTGCTTGTTAGTAAGGAGATTAAAACCCAACTTAAGCACAAAAGAATCATTTTGTTCTTTAAGGCATCAGATACCTAATCCCCCATTAGACAGAGGCTGACAACAATCCCCCACCTTACCAAATGCGGTTTTTGATTAGCCGCTGAACTCCCCCAAATACATCCCCAAGCAATCTTCTTAATTTCTACACAAATGCTAGAAGGGATTTTCAAAGTTTGCATAAAATAATTGGGTATAGACAACAAAACTGACAGAGCTAAAGTGACCCACCTTGCCATAGAAAGCATTTTGGCATTCCAGTTGTTCAACTTTCGTTTGACCTTATCCATAACGAATTTAAAGGTATTCATTGTTACTTGTCGATGAAAAAGAGGCATGCCCAAATATATCCCCAAATCATCAGTTTGACGAAAACCAAGAACCCTACAAATAGCATTAGCATAGTTAGAATCAATATTCTTAGAAAAGAACACAGTGGTTTTAAGCCGATTAACTTTATGTCCCGAAGCAGCTCCAAAAGTATTAAGAGCATCCTTAATTCTTTTTGCCTAATCAATATTCGCTTCTACAAATAAGAAAAGATCATCGCGAAAAAGATAtgtgttagaattgtgtgacccaaattctaagagattgcttgcaagtcaagttaaacaaaaatatattttctttctagaagatttagtatttattagtataatatatttagcatttattagtatagtttatttgacttactaatttagcctataaataggctcctttacaatcttagaattaagagacacccattagattagaactcataacacattcagagaattttgtgtttacgtttgagggttctttgtttttcgggttttcggggtttagtttttatctccatcttttgtactcttcattcttttgccattatagtaaaattatctttgcccgtggttttttatcctcttttgaggggtttttccatgttaaatttgtgtgttcatcttctcaatttcttctactatttttacttgttcgttgcttattcgggacgatcctaacaagtggtatcagagctagtttaactttcatagatcagcccgttcagagatggcagcaacaaggtttgaaattgagaagttcgatggtgagacaaatttcaatctgtggcaagttcggatgatggcaattctagttcaaaatggcttgaaaaaggttgttacaaggaaaaagcctgagaatctaaatcaaacagaatgggaagagcttgatgaaaaggccttgtctgcaatccagttgtgcctcgcgaatacagtattgcaggaggtattgatggagaagacctcattcgccttgtggaaaaggttagaaactctttatgcgactaagtctctggctaaccgtttagtgttgaaacaacgtctatttacgtttcgcatgaacgaaggtgagcttcttaaagatcacatcagtcaattcatcactcttttaaatgatttaaagaacgttgaggttcatattgacgatgaagatcaagctatgctgttattatgctctttaccctcttcatacaagtctttcagggaaaccctgatttatggcagagacaaactcttgttcgaagatgtgaagggtcatttgttgagtagagacaaactcgacaatgagtttggtttgaatagcaaagcagataggcaagcttccgttttggtagcatcaaagaaacgagacaaaaggtgtcgctattgtaaaaggttaggtcacgtcaaagtagattgttataaactgcgaaataaaaaagctgctgagagtaacgaggaagatgtagctggtgctaatttggtcgatgaaggcgatgatgatttcttgttagtgtcaacgagcgataattccaagcttacgtctaagtggatcctagattcaggatgttctttccacatgtgtcctaatagagaatggttctccacatacagttcagttgaaggtggagttgtgcacatgggaaacgattcatatagtaaaataatcggtattggtactgttaaaattaggatacacgatgagacgattaggacactctcagatgtcaggtatgtacctgatttacgaaagaatttcatctccttgagtattttagacttgaaaggatgtagaatcaacatcgagtcgagcgacattaaagtatctcgtggagctctcgttttgttaaaaggtaaaagaaccgtcagtctttatattctggaaggttctacagtgaccggtgaaatcggacgtccctcgtccgttacggagtcaaagtcaactcatttgaagcggaggcaacttggtcataggagggaaaaaggtatgaccgtttcgttgaagagaggttctcttttggatgcaggttttgaaaagttagggcactgtattcgtgaaaatcagacccgggttagttttgatttggcagtgcacaagtcgaaggctagaagtcttccagcttctaagcatagattcgactcagttaattccctgcatagttcaagataggcccgtggcgggttttggcaaagatggcattgaaagaatttgtgtcaaggtggagattgttagaattgtgtgacccaaattctaagagattgcttgcaagtcaagttaaacaaaaatatattttctttctagaagatttagtatttattagtataatatatttagcatttattagtatagtttatttgacttactaatttagcctataaataggctcctttacaatattagaattaagagacacccattagattagaactcataacacattcagagaattttgtgtttacgtttgagggttctttgtttttcgggttttcggggtttagtttttatctccatcttttgtactcttcattcttttgccattatagtaaaattatctttgcccgtggttttttatcctcttttaaggggtttttccacgttaaatttgtgtgttcatcttctcaatttcttctactatttttacttgttcgttgcttattcgggacgatcctaacaataTGTGAGATGGGTGATCCATTCTTCCCCAGCACAATTGGTCTCCAAGTCTTGTCCTCAACTATTCTGTGGATAAGTTGACCCAATTTCTTCATACGTAAAAAAAAATGTAAGGAGACCAAGAGCAACCTTGCCTAATACCCCTTCTCGGAGAACTCATTCGAAAGCTTCCCATTCCACATAATTTGCATGGAAACCGTTGTAATACATTTCATGATTATCCTAGACAAATTTGACGGAAAACCAACATCTACTAAAGTGTCTTCGATAAAATCCCAACGGAGATCATAGGCTTTTTCCAAATCTACTTTAATGGCCATTcattttttcttccctttttttacGCATCGAGTGTACAATTTCTTGAGCAATGATAATATTATCAATAATCTGCCTTCTTACCACAAAGCTACCTTGGTTCTGTGCAATAAGAGAAGGGAAGACTGACTTGAACCGATTTGCAATAAACTTTGTGGCAATCTTGTATAAAACATTACAAAGGCTAATTGGACAAAACTGGGCCAAAGAGTTAAGATTTTTAGTTTTAGGGATAAGAACCAAAAAAATCTTATTAATGCTACGACTAAGGGTATGACTAGAAAAACTCCACGCACCTAATTACACATGTCTGAACCAATTGTATCCTATTGACTCTAGTAGAACAAAGCATGGATTCCATCCGAACTCGAAGCCTTCAAGGATCCCATGCTAAACAAAGCATTACAAATTTCCTCATTAGTGACATCCAAAGCTAGAAAATCTAGAGAGCCAGAATCTAAAGTCGGGAAACAACCATGTAAAGGGAACAAGCCAAGAGCTTGATCATCAAAGAGTAGAGTGAAGAGAAGTATTAGACTGCCTCCTCTTAAAGAACCTCAATGTCATTACACCAAAGATCTCCAACTTTTAAAGTAGAAATTCTGTTTAAATTTTGCCTAACGAGTGCTTATTATGGAAGAATTTCGTATTCTAGTCTCCAAACTGAATCCaatctattctcaatttttgtttccATAGTAAATCTTCCTCA contains the following coding sequences:
- the LOC107887777 gene encoding uncharacterized protein; its protein translation is MAIKVDLEKAYDLRWDFIEDTLVDVGFPSNLSRIIMKCITTVSMQIMWNGKLSNEFSEKGVLGFRQTDDLGIYLGMPLFHRQVTMNTFKFVMDKVKRKLNNWNAKMLSMARWVTLALSVLLSIPNYFMQTLKIPSSICVEIKKIAWGCIWGSSAANQKPHLLGFNLLTNKQALWVKVLRAKYKLFEDRPEDILGSKCSFVWRSLAKVWSLLRQSLLWSIGDGNLIKFWTDSWLTEVGLLINYCLDHSLIDESVTLQEVVTRRQAELWAICEGLQLAWEANWENVIVETDCALAIKGFPIGARIFHVAPSLVDNQIWLDRRFLLSNPVATVSS